A stretch of DNA from Erwinia aphidicola:
ACGACGGCCAGCTGTGGGAGCCGATCCAGCAGGAGATGCTGCAGTGCTATGAAGCGCAGTATGGCGAGTCGCTGAAATATTACTCCATCGATCAGGGTAACTGGCCGCCGATGGCGATCTCGCAGCACTACCACGAGGGCTGCTGGTATTTCCTGACCCTGGGCATGAGCATTCGCCCGATGCCGTGGGTCGATTTTCTCTATGAAGATCTGGCGCCCCAGTATCGGCGCGCCGAGCTGGCGCTGGCGATCGATGCACAAGTGATGACCGAAGAGAATGCGGTGCAGATGGCCAGCGCGCTAGCCGGATTCGCACATGTGCCCTGGGCACGTCTCAGCTGGCTGGGCGAGGGTCACACTCTGGAGTCGTCGGTGGCACCGATGGGCTTTGAGGGCTTTATTCTCTCCAGCGCGCTCGGGCGCGAAAGCGGACAGTTCCCGCTGCCGAAGCGCGAGGGTGAGAAGGTGAATCTGCTGTGGGCGGCCCCGGTCACCACGCTGGAGCGCGAGTTTGCCCAGGCGGAAGAAGATGGCGGACTGCAGCTGGTCGCACGCCTGCTGCAGTACGGCAGCGGCCATATTTTTCGCGCCCGCCAGCAGGTGGTTGAAGCCGGGGAGTGATCCCCCGCTGCGCTGTTTGTTAAATTTGTGAAGCCTGTCACTCAAGTAATTCATTAACACGCCGTTAACACGATCAGGCAATTGTGCCTTTTTCGCGTTGAGTGGTGTGCTCATGTTTAAAACAACCCAGGCCAGATTTACCCTGCTGATCGTCAGCTTCTTTCTGTTACTGCTGCTGATCACCGTGGTGGTGATCAAACTGTTTGTAGCGCCTCAACTCGCGACCAATGAGAGTCGTCTGGTGCGCTACGAGGTAGAAACTATCGCTGCCAGCATCACGGAAATGATGAATCGCGTGCAGGCACAGCAGCGCAGTATTACCGAGTCCGTTGCCGTGCTCGACAGCAACAATATTGATGCCGTGCTCCCCGCGCTGGTGAATCAGTATCAGGACGTCGACGTGTTTGGCGGCGGCGTCTGGCCGCTGGCGCGTCAGCGCGATCCCGCGCGCGACAAATTCAGCAGTTTCTTCGCCCGCGACAGCAGCAACAAGCTGCAGGTCAACACCTACTGGAACTCCGCCGAGGCGCCTAATTACTACGAGCAGTCGTGGTACAAGGATGGCATGGCAGCGGCAAAGGGCCAGTGCGCCTGGGCTAAAGCCTATCAGGATGCCGCCAGCCCGCAGCCGCGTACTAACTGCGCCATGGCGATTTATCGCGACGGCAACGCGTGGGGCGTCGCGACTATCGACGTGACGCTGGGCTTCTTTAACCATCTGGCGAAGCAGATGGGCGAAGCCATTCACGGCAACACGCTGATTGTTGAAGCAGACGGCAAAGTGGTGGGGGATGCCAGCCTGGTCGACGGCGCGCCAAAACTGCGCAATCTGTCGGAGCTGAACACGCCGATGGCGAGCGCACTCAGCCAGATGCTGGGCAAAGTCAGCGGCAGTGAGCCGCAGCAGAGCAGCTATGATGGCGAAGACGGCAGCCATACGCTGCTGGTGCAGCAGATCGGCGGCAGCCCGTGGTTCCTCGCCAGTGATGTGCCGAGCGCGCTGTTAGCGCAGCAGACCAGCTCGATTCTCACCCGCCTCGGCCTGGTCCAGATCCCGCTGGCTGTTGTACTGCTGCTGGTGCTGCTCGGCTTTATTCGCGCCATGATGAAGCGCCTTAGCGGGCTTAACGACAATATTCTGGCACTCTCCACCGGCGGTGCCGACCTCACCCAGCGCCTGCCAGCCAGCTCCAGCCCGGAATTCAACGCGGTGGCGCAGAGCTTCAACCAGTTTATCGCCAGTCTGCAGGGGCTGATGCGCCAGGTCGGTGACAGCGCGCTGGCGATTACCACCGCTTCGCGTGAGATCGCCAGCGGCAACCTCGATCTCTCCGCCCGCACCGAAGAGCAGTCCAGTTCGATTGTGGAAACGGCGGCGTCAATGGAGGAGTTGACCGGTACCGTGCGTCAGAATGCCGATAACGCCACGCATGCCAACCAGCTGGCGGCGGATGCATCGCAGGTGGCGGAACGCGGCGCGCAGGTGGTGCAGAGAGTGGTGTCGACGATGGGGGAAATTAACGTCTCGTCGCGCAAAGTGGTGGATATTATCAGCGTCATCGACAGTATCGCCTTCCAGACCAACATTCTGGCGCTCAACGCCGCGGTGGAAGCCGCACGTGCGGGCGAGCAGGGGCGCGGTTTTGCGGTGGTCGCTTCAGAGGTGCGTAATCTGGCGCAGCGCTCGGCGAACTCGGCGCGTGAGATTAAAAAGCTGATTGAGGAGTCGGTGGCGAATATCGACGAGGGCAGTCTGCTGGTGCAGCAGGCGGGCACCACGATGGACGAACTGATGAGCGGCGTCAGCAGCGTCAATACGCTGATGGCCGAGATTATGTCGGCCAGTCGCGAGCAGAGTATGGGTATCGATCAGATCAACACGGCCATCACCCAGCTCGACAGCACCACCCAGCAGAATGCCGCGCTGGTGGAGCAGGTTTCCGCCGCTGCGCAGGCGATGGAAGAGCAGAGCGTACAGCTGGAGCGCGTCGTCAGCAGCTTCAAACTGTAATTAAAGCCGCATCCGGCGCAGCCAGCGCCGGATACGCTTCTGCCGTTATTGTCACACACCGCACGATTTTATGCAGATCAATGTCGACTTCTTATGCCAGAATAGTGGCATTCGTCTTAAGGAGTCGGCATGTCTGCAATTGAAGTTATCCTCGTCGATCGCCACGATCGCCCCACGGGTAAAATGGAAAAAATGGAAGTACACGAAAAAGGCTTACTGCATCGGGCGGTCACCGTTTACGTGTTCAATTCCCGCCATCAGCTGCTGTTGCAGCAGCGCGCCAGCGGTAAATATCACTGTGGCGGGCTGTGGAGCAACACCACCTGCGGGCATCCTTACCCCCAGGAATCGACTCAGCATGCCGCTGAACGCCGACTGTATGAAGAGATGGGCTTGCGCCTGACGCTGCAACCGATGTTCGAACTGAGCTATAACCTGCCGCTCAGCAACGGGCTGACCGAGCACGAGTACGGCCACGTCTATTTCACCATCAGCGATGCTGTCCCGGTGGTTAACCCGGAAGAAGCCGACGGCTGGCGCTACAGTTCGCTGGCGGATATTCAGCGTGAAATTGACAGCCACCCGGAGCGCTTCACGCCCTGGTTCCTGTTCACTTTCGCCCGCATCCCGCAGGAATTTGCCCGTTTTGTCGGGCAGCAGTAAGACGCGCGTTACTCTTCAAGATAGAGCCCCATTCTCTCCGCCAGCGCCAGCAACTCCTCCACTACCGGGCGCTCAGTAATCTTCTGCGTTTTACTTTCGCTGAGCAGCATAGTGCTGTCGATACGGTCACCAAACAGCAGCCAGGCGTTACCCTGATGCTGGCGCGAGGGCCACATCATTCCCTGAATACGCGGATACTGCTGATGGATTGCCTCAGCCCACTGGCGGGTAATCCCATATTCGCTGGCGTCGGAATGGATGAGTTTTTTCCCGGCGCGCATCTTTACCAACGAGGGCAGGTCGAGGTTGGCAAGCTGTAACGCGGCAGCCGTGGTCAGGCGCGTATGGCGAAAGGTATCCAGCGCCGCAACAGGGTAACTCAGACAGGGCGAAGTCAGGTCGAGGTCGTGGAAGATCACTTCGCACAGCGCGACGCGAGGACTCTCCCCGGCATACAACGTGGGGATCACCGTTCCGTCAGGGGTAAAAATGGGGCTGAAGCGGGCATTGCCGCCGACCGTGTTGTTAAAGCTGCTGCCGGAATAGCGCTGGCGGTGCACGCGACACAGCGTCGTGCCCGCCGGCAGGCTGAACGTATTGATTGCCACGGGGTGAGAAGGCGGGGCGAAACGTGAAACTCCCTTTTCGGACTGGCTCTCCTTAGCCATGCTGCGCCCCCTCTTTTGCCTGCCGTGCGGCGGCAATCACCGCCTGCGGATCGCTGCTCAGCAGATCTTTCGGCCGGCGACCGCCCAGCCAGCTATTGCTGCCGGCAAACCAGGCGGCCAGTGACCAGGGCGTGCGCGAGCCGTCAAAAATAGCCAGCACCTGTTTCACCGCCGGCAGCGGCTGCCAGGCTTCATCAAAAGCATAATCCGGGTAGCGGTCCTGACCTTCAACGCTGATGGCAAAGGTTCTGCCACGGCGTTTCCAGGCGTTGGGGCCGGCGCTGCGGTTGGCGTTAGTGAAATGTGCTTTGTCTGACAGTTCGCTGGAGCTGAGCCACTGCCCGTCCGCCAGAATGAATGCGCGCAGGTCCTCTTTGCGCTGCTCATTATTGATTCGATACTGTTCGAAACCGCTAAAGATACTGTCACTGTTTTTTGCCGTCGGCGTGGTTTTAGCCCCGGCACGTGATGGCATTAGCAGGTTCTGGGCGATTTCAAAAAAGGCCAATGCCAGCGAAGGATCGAGGCGGGGATTGCTAACCAGCTTTTCCAGCTTTTTACGCAGCGCATCGCGGGTCCCGTTTTTGGACGGCGCAGCATCTTTCAGCTGATCGACATTGATCACCAGATATTCAGCGCTCTCTTCAGCTACCATGCTGCGCAGCTGCTGCCCGCTGAACAGGCTAACCGTTTCTATTTGTGCTGCACTGTTTTTGGCTGACATCGATCACCCCGTCTGGATAGATTGCATATATTGAATATATCGCATATCCAACGGAGTGTCTAAACTTTCGCCAGCTTAGCAATTATTCAGGCGAAGTCTTCGGCATCGACATCTCTAACGCGTCGTGCGCCGAAGAAGTGATTTCAGTCATGATATTGAGTTTTATGTTCGGGAGTAAACTCAGAGCATAACGACCCGACTGGCAGAGAGAAATTCCAGCTGGTTATGTGCTACAACGAAATGATCAAAGCCGGGCGGCCGGGGATTACCGCCAGTGTTTGCGCTCAGGAACGAACGATGAAGGTGTATCCAGCCAGCATCACGCCGCCGACGCCGCCAACGGCCATCAGCAGAAAAATAAACACCACACCAATTTTTTGCCAGTTCATAGCGAAGCCTGTTTTCTTAAGGGAGGGCGAAGTATAGCGCCTTCGCCCAGCGGAATTAAGCTGAAAGCGGCATTTTATTGCCCGCTGGCCGCCTGCTTAGAGAAAAACAGCGTGACGCGCGCTACTTCGACGCCAAACTTTTTCATCGAGGTGACGTTCATCAGGTGCTGCGCATCCTGCTGGTAAATCCAGTCGTCAAAGTTCAGTTTGTAGCTGCTGTCGTCGGTTTTCACCGTCATGGTATAGCGCCAGTTAAAGGCGTTGCCACGGGAGTGCCCCTGCGCGGTGCCGATAATATCCCCGGCGGTACCGACATAGCTGCCGTCGCTCAGGCGGCGGATATGCCAGACGCGCTGCTGCTTCTCGCCGTCGTCATAGACGAAGTGTTC
This window harbors:
- a CDS encoding suppressor of fused domain protein, with protein sequence MTQPYPIAEVTNQQQTLIAIVEQDARTAYFYIWPAEGFRTQFAVRGCWLRNLLPAPMQEDVEAMQQGTPPLLSAEYCRTLEAEPMLDPAGLQIVWEPTDDGAAVWYQGQLLAVIPGWSLYQDKQVSYSASCIKANRLTAPLGSASTNEYYAAAQQHRQFWRDWHDGQLWEPIQQEMLQCYEAQYGESLKYYSIDQGNWPPMAISQHYHEGCWYFLTLGMSIRPMPWVDFLYEDLAPQYRRAELALAIDAQVMTEENAVQMASALAGFAHVPWARLSWLGEGHTLESSVAPMGFEGFILSSALGRESGQFPLPKREGEKVNLLWAAPVTTLEREFAQAEEDGGLQLVARLLQYGSGHIFRARQQVVEAGE
- a CDS encoding methyl-accepting chemotaxis protein; the encoded protein is MFKTTQARFTLLIVSFFLLLLLITVVVIKLFVAPQLATNESRLVRYEVETIAASITEMMNRVQAQQRSITESVAVLDSNNIDAVLPALVNQYQDVDVFGGGVWPLARQRDPARDKFSSFFARDSSNKLQVNTYWNSAEAPNYYEQSWYKDGMAAAKGQCAWAKAYQDAASPQPRTNCAMAIYRDGNAWGVATIDVTLGFFNHLAKQMGEAIHGNTLIVEADGKVVGDASLVDGAPKLRNLSELNTPMASALSQMLGKVSGSEPQQSSYDGEDGSHTLLVQQIGGSPWFLASDVPSALLAQQTSSILTRLGLVQIPLAVVLLLVLLGFIRAMMKRLSGLNDNILALSTGGADLTQRLPASSSPEFNAVAQSFNQFIASLQGLMRQVGDSALAITTASREIASGNLDLSARTEEQSSSIVETAASMEELTGTVRQNADNATHANQLAADASQVAERGAQVVQRVVSTMGEINVSSRKVVDIISVIDSIAFQTNILALNAAVEAARAGEQGRGFAVVASEVRNLAQRSANSAREIKKLIEESVANIDEGSLLVQQAGTTMDELMSGVSSVNTLMAEIMSASREQSMGIDQINTAITQLDSTTQQNAALVEQVSAAAQAMEEQSVQLERVVSSFKL
- the idi gene encoding isopentenyl-diphosphate Delta-isomerase; this translates as MSAIEVILVDRHDRPTGKMEKMEVHEKGLLHRAVTVYVFNSRHQLLLQQRASGKYHCGGLWSNTTCGHPYPQESTQHAAERRLYEEMGLRLTLQPMFELSYNLPLSNGLTEHEYGHVYFTISDAVPVVNPEEADGWRYSSLADIQREIDSHPERFTPWFLFTFARIPQEFARFVGQQ
- a CDS encoding RES family NAD+ phosphorylase; the encoded protein is MAKESQSEKGVSRFAPPSHPVAINTFSLPAGTTLCRVHRQRYSGSSFNNTVGGNARFSPIFTPDGTVIPTLYAGESPRVALCEVIFHDLDLTSPCLSYPVAALDTFRHTRLTTAAALQLANLDLPSLVKMRAGKKLIHSDASEYGITRQWAEAIHQQYPRIQGMMWPSRQHQGNAWLLFGDRIDSTMLLSESKTQKITERPVVEELLALAERMGLYLEE
- a CDS encoding integrase, whose translation is MSAKNSAAQIETVSLFSGQQLRSMVAEESAEYLVINVDQLKDAAPSKNGTRDALRKKLEKLVSNPRLDPSLALAFFEIAQNLLMPSRAGAKTTPTAKNSDSIFSGFEQYRINNEQRKEDLRAFILADGQWLSSSELSDKAHFTNANRSAGPNAWKRRGRTFAISVEGQDRYPDYAFDEAWQPLPAVKQVLAIFDGSRTPWSLAAWFAGSNSWLGGRRPKDLLSSDPQAVIAAARQAKEGAQHG
- a CDS encoding protein YohO; the protein is MNWQKIGVVFIFLLMAVGGVGGVMLAGYTFIVRS
- a CDS encoding DUF3833 domain-containing protein — its product is MWKFLLLTLSLLIAGCGAKIEDYQQAQPKIDIFSWFNGDSRAWGMVQDYSGKQIRRFEVTINGQVVGDTLTLNEHFVYDDGEKQQRVWHIRRLSDGSYVGTAGDIIGTAQGHSRGNAFNWRYTMTVKTDDSSYKLNFDDWIYQQDAQHLMNVTSMKKFGVEVARVTLFFSKQAASGQ